The following are encoded in a window of Candidatus Sulfotelmatobacter sp. genomic DNA:
- a CDS encoding PAAR domain-containing protein — MPGLGRLGDLSKADVDAHGCPACPHSVTGPAVVGSPDVQVNNKPALRVGDNGIHAACCGPNTWTAITGSSTVFIDHLPAHRLNDMDLHCGGVGQLTQGSPDVIVGG; from the coding sequence GCCTGGGCGACCTGTCGAAGGCGGATGTCGACGCGCACGGCTGCCCCGCTTGCCCGCACTCCGTGACGGGGCCAGCGGTGGTGGGCTCGCCCGACGTGCAGGTGAACAACAAGCCGGCGCTCCGCGTCGGCGACAACGGAATTCATGCCGCCTGTTGCGGCCCCAATACCTGGACCGCCATCACCGGCAGCTCGACCGTGTTCATCGACCATCTGCCGGCGCACCGCCTGAACGACATGGATTTGCACTGTGGTGGCGTCGGACAGTTGACCCAGGGAAGCCCCGACGTGATTGTCGGCGGCTGA